The segment TTTGCATATCTGATTTCCACATAAGTTTTTgatttatgaagaaaataacaaagaaatcCTCACTACTGTCACACATGCCGATACTAAAAAATGCCCCAGTGACTTTTTTTCCACATAATTTTCTCATTTGTCTTTAGAAATCAGCATGTTCTAACCACCTGAAGCTCCAGCTCCCTGAGGGTTTTGAATTTCTCTGCACAGATCCTTTCCCAGGCCAGAAGCTTTTGCTGGTTTTCCTCAGCTGCTTTCAGCAAGTCACAAACGTGTTTTAACTCCTTTAACTCGGCCTCCATTTTGTGCCTCAACTACATAGTAGCAtcacaggagaaaaatgtaaatgtaaaacCATAAATTAATTGTAATACTTAATGGATTTTCATGTAGGTAATAAAGCTAAAATTCTATACAAGTTACATATCatctattttataaaatattgaCAAAGATACAAGTTCGTTCCTGATGCTTAAGAATGTGTTGTCTTCCAGTGTTCAGCTCCATCTGCTGAAAAATTTATAGCTCATCTCTGTATGGAGTACCAATCTTAACTgttagttaaaaataaaaggacttACAATAGGTTTGCTTCCATGTACAACTTTCACAACTGTTCTGTCAAGAAGATAGTTTCAAAATCATCGCCATAAAATCACACTTTTGAAAGTGATAAAGGAATACTGGAATTGTAAAATAGTAGCCAAACTACTTAGTAATTGCAGTAGGAATAATTGCTCAATTGTTTGCAATTGTGTAATATCCAAAAACCACCAGCTTTAGATAGCAGTCAGTAAAAGTCTCAGAAATTTAAAACCAAGAGATAGCACCTTGTGACTTCTAACAAGATCACAGAAATGTAGAAAAGATCTGTGTCCTACAGAATTGTTTGTAAACATTCTTTACTACTGCAAAACTTACCTTATCTGCTTCTAagcatttgttttctgttatttttttgttttcatttaagaCTGTTTCACATCTGGATTTCAATTCTTCCACtgcaatttggtttttttgtacCTAGGACAACATACATTTTTCACATACATTTGCAAGGCCCTTCATTTAAATATAGAAAAGATAGAATCATTAGTATGAAGCATAAAGGAAAAACTCTGACTTCTAAATAATATCTCAAAGTTTGTCATTATTTGAAGTCACTTATTTTCATTATCCTACTTGTCACAGCATGTACAAAAGGGTTACCAGGTAAAGGGCACTGTCATATCAGCAGTGTGTTATCAACAATGGAGAATGAGCTACGGTTGTGCTGTAGAAGCAGCCAGCATGACCCACACCTCTGTCCCCACATAACAACTGTCACTGACACTTCCCATCTGGAGTCGCTACAGGCCTGAGCTAGGGAATTAACACTCCACTCACTGCTTAAGGCTGGCTGTTACCTGGAACTACATCTACCATCTTAAAGCTGGCAGCAACTTTAATCATGATGATGCATTCCAAAGACAAGGCTCTCTGGCTCTACCTTAGATTTTGTATCAcgtatttcttttctcttgtcCCTTgtcaggatttaaaaaaaaagtaagtgaAGAATGTCAGTGAAATTGTGTCTATACTATAGCATAAATAGATACATATCTAAATCAATGTTCTAAAATTTCTGTGTGAATAAAGTGAAATACTAAAAATTAATTGATAAAAAGGGCATTATAactttggtttatttgtttcaCTTGTATTTCTATGTGGATTTGcccactgaaataaaacaacTCATATAACCCTATACTCATAACCATAACCCTAATACATATTTCTTGAATGAACTTGGATTTCTTGAACATACTTAAGTACTGATATGCTCTTAGGAACATGAAGATACAAAATGGCTAAATTTAGGTAAAATATCATCAGTATATCCACTGAAGACATCAGACTCAAACTTTTTGAATATCTAGTTTACTAGGTCACTAACCCACTTTTTAGCAAGCAAATCTGGTCAAAGCAATCTTGTCTTGAAGAGACAAGATTTGAGACTCTTGTTTTGAGACTCTTCAATGAGCTTCAAGTGAGCATCACACAATTCAGTACAGACAATGTGTACTTGTAACTGTGTGGAGACTACTCTTCCATAGTCTGTAATAGtcaatattataaaaatattacaatCCCCATTACAACAAAACGGGTTTATTGCAAACAAAACCTTGATCATTTCCTCAAAATGgcttacaaatttaaaaaaatatacttgaAGATTTCAAACATGGTAAGTCACCTCATATTTATGGTGTTCTACAaggttttcctgcagctttgcTTCTTCTTGCATATGTAGCAACTCATACTCAACAGACATTGTACTTTTCTCCAACATAGCAAGGGAAGCCTTGAtcataaatagaaaatataaaaactttAAGAGTTTTACTAAAATAATGCATTCTACAATACAATATTACCAGCAAGTGACTTGCTGGCACTAGGAAGAGTGATGTAAGTATTTTTCCTGTCAAACAAAAATGATAGTCTATAGTTCATTTGTCAGCTCATCAGAACACTTATATCAGCCAATAAAAACCTGCAAACTCTTTCAAAATTGAAACTAATAATTGAGGCAAACTCagattttaatttgaaagaaagTTTAACAAACATAAAAGAATTTCTACTTAAGCAATTGTGCAGTTATTGACAGTAAGATAAACAGCATCCTGATTAAGCAGATATATCAGCAGACAACTCTGTTCCTAACTTTGCCATAAATTTCCACTGGAAAATTTTCAGTATCTCCTTTGTCCTTAATATTATAAATGGATGGCAAACCTTATTCTGCAGGTCTGGGGTCCCTAGACAGAAGGTTCAAAGAGAATTAATGTGGTTACTTCATTAATGTGAGATTTGTAGAGCCATTAAACAATGATTTATAATCTCacctttaattttttgttttcaaggtaaatcttttcattttcagagtTAAGAGAATTTAGCTTTCCAAGAATTTCCTCTTCTGAGTTTCTTCTCcattcctcccttttttccatGTCTTCCATCAGGTCTCTGATCTGCCTTGTTAGACAGGCAAGTTCTCTATAATACACAATGCTTCCAAAACTTTCACtatgaaaattaaattgaacCTTAACACATATATATACTTcatagtatatatatatatatatatatgtatgtatgtatgtatgtatgtatatatgtatatataaaaggGGGAATGCATTTATGCATCCAAAGAAAGGATTATCTACTTATATTCTGAAATAAACTCTCTGAAAGAGGAGAGTTTCTACTCCAAGTAAGGTGTCTTAGCTAAATTATAGAACACCAAATGATACTTCCAAGAGAACTATGCTTATGCACACTGTACAAAATGTAATTATATTGAATTTATAGGGTATATCACATAATGTCCTACTAAGAACACTCCTTAACTCCTTAGCTACTTTAGGAATGTTACTTTCCATTATTAAAAGCAGCAAATTATGCTACGCctcattttttgccttttttttttttggttaataAAGTTCACaaaatttgttttgctgtttagTCAGCCACACACTGCTTTGTAGAACAAGTCTTGTTAGAATGGCACATTTCAAGCAAAGACTTGCATTTTcagctgaaatgaaataaacagcaaaaatcaGCTGGAAGCAGAATGagtatttattctttcttaGATGCTTTCCTATATACACTGGACCGATGTGGGCTAGACAGATTTCTGGACTGATGTCATCCACCTGCCCTCTggttaaattttaaaatctactgcaagtattttcagaaatgacagattttctgggacaaaaccaaaatatttaagtaattttaatgTGAACTGTTAAATACTTGAGTATGACACAAATTCTTTGTAAAATAAACTTTGCCTTGGACCTAGGATAAAGCATCTAACAGTTTCTTTTGCTGGTTTAAATTATTGTCCATATTTCGAACAACAGAAATGGTAAAAGGATATTTGTCATTGTCTgcctaaaaaataatttatccttCATGTACATTAAGATTTGACTGTGTAGTTTGAATAAAATTGGAtaattttgttctgcttttccttaCATGAGTGACCTGTTTGAATGGCATCTGAGAGGAATCCTTCTCTATCCTCTACTGAGTTGAGACATTAGTGGAACTGAAATAATTTGGCCATCTCTAGTCTGAAGTAGGACCTAGAAGACAAAGAACCTTCTTCTATTCTGTAAACACAAGGGTTAACACTCAAGCTGTTGAATCAGTTATTAAATAGGTGGTTATGTGGAggccacacaggagctgccagcaaGTTCAGGCTGATCAGAAGTATGCAGGGAAAGGAATATGTTCCTTATTGGTAAAAGGGAATAAAGCTTCAAAAGAAGTGAAATGCAACAGAGAGAAGGCTAAAAATCTTAAACTTGTTCTTATTTCCAACTTCCAAATTCTgctcagaattttaaaatattaataatctCATTTACATTGTCAACAATGAGTATTGCACTACTAAATATCAACACCCTGTGaccacagaaagaaataaacaaaaaagaccAACAGTCCTACTTACTTCTCAAGAGCTTCAATTTGAACTTCTAGCATTGTCTTTTCTTCAACTATTCTATCGTGCTGGTTTTTCCAGACATCAGAGGCTGACAGTATCTCATGCAGTTTGACTTCCTAGAGAATGCAGAAATTATAAATTATGTAACAAAAGAATGCCACTGAAGAATGCCATATACTTCTACAAGTTTTTAGATAATAGAGATATTTAATATAAGATAGTTTTATTAGATCTCCCTTGTACAAATCAATAGAAATTTTCTATCCtctcaaaataaaatcaacaaaactacccatatttaaaaaaaaatcaaagtctaTGAACAGACTTATTTCAAGGCAGAGACATAGTTAAAACGCTGGTATGGTATATCAACTATAGAATACAACATTTCAAAATTTAAGATGGCAATcttttcttataaaaaaaaattgtcttcaaTACATCTCAACTACATATAAgttatataaattaataaataaataaaattgtgcCAATTGTACCCTAGCTAgataagaaatgaaaaatttggtAAAATCCCTTAAACGAATATAGATAATTATCCAATACATGATATCTTGAAAGTACACCAGGATTTCATTGAGGAAGAAAACAAGTGTGACTACAAAAAGTCAGATGTTCAGGAGGTAGTTGCTGTCCCTCTTTACTGCTAATTTTTGTTAAAGACCCACTACTGTCTTCTCACAAAGATCCAAGAATACAAAAACTATTATTAATCATCTCCTGGAACACTACATGGAAAAATATATCTTTAATACTGACATACCCAAAATGATTACAACACATTTAAGAGTATGAAAACATATTCTTCTTAGGAAATCCAAATAGATCAATAAACACAGTTCTGATGCACCTGGCCTTTGTGAACAATTACAAACTATTGATAGGCAAAGCAAGATTCCAAGGAACAACTTGGATTAAAGAAGTTTTATGCttggatttttaaaaggctCAGAGAAATCAGCttagaaacaaaaaactaaGTAACCACATGAGACATcatatattaataaataaagaaaactaaCACTTCAAACCTCAGTCATGGATTCTCAATACACTGTATTTCTGACTTAGTCAGTGCTTATCCATAGAGGATTAACAGGAAGACCAGGAGAGAGGTTTAACCATAAGCTGATGAGACTCCTCTTATTTCCTACAGCTTAAAATGTTCAACCTCTTGACTTAAGATAACtactaaattaaaaagaaaaaaaaaaaagcagttaatAGTAATGGCTTTCAGGACACCTACAGCAACGTTTTCCTTAACAAATGAGCAACAAAATGAAAGACATACAAGCACAGCATAACCAAAcaaattttttctattttccacaGGTGAAAGTCTCTTAGTTGTTCAATTTCAAACAATACAATACAACATTGCTCACAGCATAGTCACTTACatgttcttttattttagaGGTTACATCTTTCACAGCTTCTTCTAAGTGTTGAGCTCTTTGTTTCTGGAacctttttgctttttccagaaCTATCTTCTTTTGCTCACTTCTTTCCTTTAAGGCTAACTTCTGGCCCTTGTATTCAACAATTTGATGTTTCCActctgctattttattttctagagTCTGCAACATAATTAAAATCAACTCTTCAAATTTCAAGCCTTACAGATAATTTTGTGCTATAAAATAAATAGGAAGAGCCGTTATATTTATAACATCTGTTTCTATATAATCTTGGTATCTCAAACCTTGTGGTTGATACAAGGAGCCAGCTAAGTACAACAGTCGACAAGAAAAATGTAGAGAGAAAGTAATTACAAAGATGAAAAGAAGAGGCTGAGAAggtgcagggacaggcaggagtAGGGGGAAAGACAGCAATCTAACCATGTCTGTGTGCTCTTGCAAATGAATGCAGAATTTCCACGTAGAAGATATGGCATAGATGTTAAACTCATttatgaggaagaaaataaaatggtttCATCAGATTATTTCTGCAAAGAGCATCGCCTTAGTGATGCTACCAGTGATATGCACTGATGTATCAGAGTATGTGCTCTGAATCTAGTGACACAAATACTACTAGTTCTGGAGATAGGCTGTGTGACTGTATATGAAATTTTATTATGAAAGTTAGTATCTTggatttgtgttttttaaagtcAGGAAGCTAGGAAAGGCTGAGATTTTTCTTTAGTATATGTATTATGATATGTGATTAGATGACAATATACTGTTTTCTTGCAAGATCTCTGAATTTTTTCTGTGCATAAAGTGGCCTCACTTTATTAATGACACAGATTCTTTTAGtgaagaaagtatttttttacaaaCAATGAAgcataaatgcattttaatgtatttaataatattatGAAACATGTACAATGCAGCCAAGATGGGAACTGGGCTCCATCATGGCCATTATATTATCTTTTCTATTGCTGTTATTATTTCTGAACAAATAGGTGTTTACATCACTCTGATGAAGACTGATCCCATTCCATGCAGGAAGCTGATCTCTCTAACTCCAtggcttttgtatttttcatctATATACGACATAAATATGAATGGAAAACAACTACAGACATTAAACCACTACATGATGTTATTCATTAAGAGCAATACCAGACTGTTTCAAGCAGAATCTCAGATCCACTTATCAAAAATGACCAAGCTACCAATAGACAATAAGTTTTATAAAGACAAGTGTAACTCCTGTTCATATCTCTTACTATTCTTCCACCAAACTCCAGCAATGTAGGTAAGCCAGCAGTGTCAGCTTTCTCAGTTCAGTGATAAATATCCTAATTGTAGATATTATTAAtgcatttatttccttccatttaGCCTAGGTCTGACACTACATTATGTACTACTAGCTAACTACTGAATCTGTTAATGTGCCAGCCTTATTCAAGATACTCATTGACAATTGGTATAAGATATGCATATTATTCATGAGTGGCTATCTCTCAGTACAGGTCCTGCTAATAGCCCCAGAATCAAAGCAAAATGCATGTGGTTTTCCAAGTGAATGATGGTCTCAGGATTCATCAAAAAGCAGAAGTACTACttcaaaaaaaaggaaattacaaaaAAGAGCCAAATATATAAAAAGTGATTTCCTATATAAATGCTTAAAGGGCACCTAATAAACAAAGCTGTGACTTGAGGTGGTGGATAAACACCTTCAATAAacacagcaaacagaaaatttcAGTCTATGTGTGGATTTCTTCAACTGTCAGCTTTAGTAAACAGCTGCTCTGCCCTATTATAACCACAGGAGGTCAGAATCACACTAAGAATAAATGCTTCAGGCATTAGTGGCTGAGGTAAATTCGAATTGAGAACGAATTTCATAGTGGCAATGCTAAGCTTTTGCTAGCTTTTGTCTAGCTATTAACAAAATCATCTCCAGGATTTAAGCTAGCAAACGACTTCAGCAATTTCTGAAAGTGAGCAAAACTTTTAAATAGAGATTGAATGACAGAACAGTTGCATATCATTATTTTATCTAATGAAAATGCTGTTGGAATTCTATAATTGTACTAGGTAgaacaagaaataaatttttatttagaagaaaacaTGAGGCATTTATGCAGACATAGCCATGTGATTTGAAATTACCTTGATATAGGTTGGGTAACAATCTCTAATTATTCAATTAGCAGGGGGTATATGCTAGTAAAAATGTTTAGAAAGTAGAAATACATTGTTTTCAGCCAATGTTTTCTCACTTATGCCTATGTTCTTGACAAGTTTCATATACTGTATTCTGAGGCCACATACAGCTCCAGCCTTTCACACATGACCTCCTCCTTGCCTTTTTCTAAAGCCGGTAACTGATTCAAATGCCCAAATTTAACTTGTGCTTTTTagaacagaaaatggaaataatttaacCTACTTTAAACAAAGTGAGATTAGGGATTAGTCTTAAGTGTTTCACTTTCAGTAAGTATTAAGAGGCTTATTGATTCTTCACAGACAATAAGAAGAAACAGGCTGTGGCTGTCACTGCTCTCCTAGAACAGGAAGTCACCATAGGGCTTGCTTATCTCTTGACCATATGGAGACTTTCTTCTAGACAGCGCAGTTAAGTGAGTACAAACACGTCTATGCATGTTTCACTTTGCTCCACCAGAACTGTACAAGTGTGcataaattgagaaaaaaagaaaaaaaaacccaggaaacaAACTTGCAATTCAAATAGTATGTTCAGGCAGATCTTGCAAAACATAAATACTTATGATTTTAtctgggatatttttttctaccaataatttaatttcaaaacagGTCACAGAAaggctttgttgtttttttttttcaaaaaactgaaacacaagtaaaaatattttgacctgtattttcacttttaattcataattttctgcttcttttctttcaatCTGATGCTGCAGGTGAGCTTGTACTTCCTTTACTGATCTTGACAGGTAGTCCCCTTTCTGTACCTTGATCTAGGAAAGATAAACATAAATTTATTGGACTATGCTGTATGATGCTCTCTATTTTTTCTACTATGCCACAGTTTCTAACTGACATTTGAATGTTCTCAAAACCTGGGAAAGATAAAACATGCTCTACAAGTATATTCACAAGCAGTAACTTGCAACTAACTGTATTAATGTTAAACAGAAGTCACCAACTTGAAACAATTTATGTATAATTTTACGTATCATATTTAATCTGAATTTAAGTAGCAGGAATAAGGTCTGGAAGCATGAATTCAGAAATCCAGGTTAAGGAAAGGCATCCAGCTAGCAGGATGACTAACACTAAGCCACACTGATCAGCTGTGCTCTGACTAATTAGACCAGAACTGACCTTCATTAAATTCCAAAGACCACCATCTCCTATTAGAACTATAGATGCATTTAATTCAAACTCCAATTTTGGGGGAATGTGTAAATCATAAGGGAAGAGGAAATTTATGTCACCAGCACTCAGGTCAGATGATTCTACGAAATTTCTTTCAATCTGATTCCTGTGGCTCATTCTAAGTAAGAAGTAATAAGGTAGATAAGTATCATATTATCAGTATAGACTGCAAGAGACTAAAAGAATGTACCAGTGGAAGTGTTCATTGTAGACACCAGTAAGAAAGGCAGATTCAGGCAAGTGTTGATGAAAATGCCatgtatttaaattaatataagaagggaaaaggggataccatagaaaattatttatccTTTCAGATGCTAAGCACCTTAAATTGTTCAACATTAGGTAGTCTCCAGTCAGGGCATGGTATGCCACATACATCCATCCCACCAGCACTGAGGTCTGCTGGCATTGGGGTCTTCAGAATTTTGATAGGCTTTTCTGTTCAGCATTTCTATTCTCAAGCAAAAAGATGTTTCCATGAAAATGGGCTCCTTCACTTCAAGATAAAGACAAGGACATGACAAGAGACCCCAAAGGCTCCTCTATTATGACCAGCTGGTTAAGTTTACTGAGCAGCCAAGTGATATGTTCATTCAGttaagcaaaaaaaacaaaacaaaaaaacaaacaaccaaaagtCTTAAAGAAGAACCATGGCTCTTAAAAACCTGCAAGGAGTTACAAATATCAAAGTACACTGCTGCCCCTGAAAGGTTTAACTGAGCCTACACATGCATGGCACACACACAAAGGGCCCTGGAGGTATTCACTCTGTATCAAGGTTGCCAAACTACCAGTAAAATAACTTTCAACCTTTTACAGTACCCTATTCTACAGCACAATTTTTCCCTTTGGACAATTCTTCAGTGTTGGTTTTTGCATTGAGCCCCTTCTTTTTGGTGCAAAGAATGAATGAGCTCTTGCCAGACCTGTCAGCCTTTGATGATATTAGCTCTGTTGTCTGTACTACCTTTCCTAAAAGATCCATGAAAACCAACTGTGAACAGTAGCTGTTTAGTTTACTCCATACTAATCCTTATAAGTACTTTTCCCCCAGAATACTCCAAATCAGTAAATGAGAAGTCAAAGGCCACACTGGGATATTAGTGTCAAGAATAACTGTATCCTTAGTTGGTTTGAATACAGTTTTGATGTTTTTAATTCTGTAGGAAATACCTTTCAGGATTTTACTTTTTACATAGGTCTTTGAAATAACTGTTTTACtcaaaatttatatattttttaattgggAATCTAGTGTGttggaagaaaatattcattCTAATGGAACTAGTCACTCACTTTTTCACACTGGAGCATGGATGAAAGTTCTTTAATCTGTTTCTCCCTTTCAAGTATTTTCTTCCTGAGATTcttcataggaaaaaaataacacaacaaggaaattattttaatttctgtatatAACAAAGCATCAGAAATGGACAGTGATGAATATTTCAGATGTAAAACTACGATTCAATTTTGTGATTGTAAACCACAAATACTCCCACTTTGCCACTCTTACTGGAAATTGTATGACCCTATAAGGTAGCCAATTTCAGATATTCAGCACAGAACAGAGAGaatcaaattttaatttacttaCAGTATTCTGAATTTCACTTTCACATAGCTCCTGCATCCAAGTGTCAATGTTTTTACTGTTTAACtgtaacacagaaaatattaaaaatttcttctgattataactgattttttatttttcaatggTTTTAAATTGGTTACATATAGTTTGCTACATTTTTAAACCTGGTACATATGACTAGAAAAGCTCACATATTCACAAGCTACTTGGTGGTTAAAACCTAAAGATTCAATTTATTTTGTGCATGGACCTTTGTACCTGAAGAAATGAACCAGGGTTATTCCATGcatctatttatttctttatctaGAAGGGCTCTAAATACCATAGGTAAGTGTTATTTAAGCAGGTAGTTAAAGGGTAAAAGCATTTGTAGAATTCAGAATATTTCAAAGACTACTATTAAATGCTAAAGCCATTCAGGAACCTCAGTTAGGAGAATTTGAAGACTGAGGCATAAATCACAAGGTGGAAGATCACAAAAATCAATTTGAGTTAACTCTTTGTAGAATTTATGTGCCCATGATATTGTCAactaaacatttattttaaaatatcctattgtgtgtgtgcatgtataaCTCCGTCTTTTAAAAAAGTAGACTTGTGTGGCTTTCAGATTGTAAATCCAAAACATTTTAGTTTCACTAATGAGAAGATAAACCCATAAACTCAAGTTGGAAACTTTGGTATCAAAATCTGACTAGAACTCCTTCATCTTATCCTGGCATGCATGTATGAACATTCCTCATAATGTTCTGTAATCTCAATCCCATGCCTATCTGTAAAATCAATCCATGAACCTCAACTCTGCATCCATGTTTCCACATTCACATGCACAGCAAATTTATAAACATTATATTTAGTAGAAGTCCTAATCTTTCCTGACTATACTGAGTCAGATTTTCTGTTAGCAAAAAAATAGCATATAAACAGGAATGGCATTTTGAGATCTGACACTGATTTATCAGCAAAAATACTTAGAAGGCTCCCCAGAACTGAGAAGTGACTGCAAACCTAAATTACTCACGCTATCTTTCCATTCTCAGGAAACAGTCTTCCCCACAGTTTGTTCTTTATGAACTTTCTTTTTGTTGAATGATCAACAGAAAGCCTCATGCTTGTAAGACAACTAGCAATGCTTAtgaaaacctgaaaattaagattaacttcaaaattaaaaaataaacttcgGAATAAACACCCATTTTGTTATCTTCTGCAGGAGAGTTAAGAAAGTCAGTAATGacaaattacatttaattttaagagAAATCTACACTCTTCACTCCATCAGGTTTCTGTGTGAGTTCCACGTGTGAGTTCTACATGTCTATTCCTATACAGGAATTCTCTCAGGTCCACCTCCTGTTGGAATAAACACAGTTCAACAAACTCCTTCCAAAGTTTTAGGAACTTTCTTTGTGTGTAGGacataacaaaaaaaacttTCCACAATGTGTCCAATAAAGAAGATTATATGACTACAAGTTTCTTTCAGACTCGAGTAAAAAATGTACATTTCCATTGCTTCTATGCTTATGCCTTACATGTTTTCTTACTTGGTGTTCTAGACTGTCAGATTCTTTGCTCAGCTCAGTAAAATACTTCTCATCTTGGATGGCTTTTGTAGTTCTGTGACAATCCTTTTTATCTGGCTGAGTCAGTGAACACAGTTTTCCTGTTTCTCCAGGTGACACACGtatttttccctgaaacagCATTCATAATTATGTAACATTTTGTTTCACTCTCAGTTAGGTCACTGATATTGCTAATTCAAGgataaaaacataaaacaagTCAGCTCCTCCAGTGAATGCTTTAAGAAAAAGTTtaaagatcacagaatcatttaggacTTTCAACAAGGATAAAAGCCTGTCATATCACAGGATGTACCCTCAAACAGTTTGCTCAGAGAACACACTTAATCCACAAGGCAAA is part of the Taeniopygia guttata chromosome 8, bTaeGut7.mat, whole genome shotgun sequence genome and harbors:
- the ODF2L gene encoding protein BCAP isoform X15; the protein is MASSSKASFSLPVHDCTAPSLDFDLQEKFILHTLEGKIRVSPGETGKLCSLTQPDKKDCHRTTKAIQDEKYFTELSKESDSLEHQVRKHLNSKNIDTWMQELCESEIQNTNLRKKILEREKQIKELSSMLQCEKIKVQKGDYLSRSVKEVQAHLQHQIERKEAENYELKVKIQTLENKIAEWKHQIVEYKGQKLALKERSEQKKIVLEKAKRFQKQRAQHLEEAVKDVTSKIKEHEVKLHEILSASDVWKNQHDRIVEEKTMLEVQIEALEKQIRDLMEDMEKREEWRRNSEEEILGKLNSLNSENEKIYLENKKLKASLAMLEKSTMSVEYELLHMQEEAKLQENLVEHHKYEVQKNQIAVEELKSRCETVLNENKKITENKCLEADKLRHKMEAELKELKHVCDLLKAAEENQQKLLAWERICAEKFKTLRELELQVVRTC
- the ODF2L gene encoding protein BCAP isoform X10, with the translated sequence MASSSKASFSLPVHDCTAPSLDFDLQEKFILHTLEGKIRVSPGETGKLCSLTQPDKKDCHRTTKAIQDEKYFTELSKESDSLEHQVRKHLNSKNIDTWMQELCESEIQNTNLRKKILEREKQIKELSSMLQCEKIKVQKGDYLSRSVKEVQAHLQHQIERKEAENYELKVKIQTLENKIAEWKHQIVEYKGQKLALKERSEQKKIVLEKAKRFQKQRAQHLEEAVKDVTSKIKEHEVKLHEILSASDVWKNQHDRIVEEKTMLEVQIEALEKQIRDLMEDMEKREEWRRNSEEEILGKLNSLNSENEKIYLENKKLKASLAMLEKSTMSVEYELLHMQEEAKLQENLVEHHKYEVQKNQIAVEELKSRCETVLNENKKITENKCLEADKLRHKMEAELKELKHVCDLLKAAEENQQKLLAWERICAEKFKTLRELELQPENEFSSTLVFSDINFYGRVGLGSFFVIVFLVFFFFLVFILMCF
- the ODF2L gene encoding protein BCAP isoform X14 yields the protein MASSSKASFSLPVHDCTAPSLDFDLQEKFILHTLEGKIRVSPGETGKLCSLTQPDKKDCHRTTKAIQDEKYFTELSKESDSLEHQVRKHLNSKNIDTWMQELCESEIQNTNLRKKILEREKQIKELSSMLQCEKIKVQKGDYLSRSVKEVQAHLQHQIERKEAENYELKVKIQTLENKIAEWKHQIVEYKGQKLALKERSEQKKIVLEKAKRFQKQRAQHLEEAVKDVTSKIKEHEVKLHEILSASDVWKNQHDRIVEEKTMLEVQIEALEKQIRDLMEDMEKREEWRRNSEEEILGKLNSLNSENEKIYLENKKLKVQKNQIAVEELKSRCETVLNENKKITENKCLEADKLRHKMEAELKELKHVCDLLKAAEENQQKLLAWERICAEKFKTLRELELQPENEFSSTLVFSDINFYGRVGLGSFFVIVFLVFFFFLVFILMCF
- the ODF2L gene encoding protein BCAP isoform X6, producing the protein MASSSKASFSLPVHDCTAPSLDFDLQEKFILHTLEGKIRVSPGETGKLCSLTQPDKKDCHRTTKAIQDEKYFTELSKESDSLEHQVRKHLNSKNIDTWMQELCESEIQNTNLRKKILEREKQIKELSSMLQCEKTLENKIAEWKHQIVEYKGQKLALKERSEQKKIVLEKAKRFQKQRAQHLEEAVKDVTSKIKEHEVKLHEILSASDVWKNQHDRIVEEKTMLEVQIEALEKQIRDLMEDMEKREEWRRNSEEEILGKLNSLNSENEKIYLENKKLKASLAMLEKSTMSVEYELLHMQEEAKLQENLVEHHKYEVQKNQIAVEELKSRCETVLNENKKITENKCLEADKDKHSATFMGNLCLEEEICYIQKKYEDLQRQLGQMEYQKEELAYQLTKEDESLQSSKLQLEEKIAEYNALTRQLESTLEEGKKMVAEEWEKISYQEQAFQTKLLLLEDEVRKRQEEKKHLLFLFRHNEKHYEVHLKELENSLQKSVIKNQMIQNYVQFLKDAYVIMFS
- the ODF2L gene encoding protein BCAP isoform X2, with the translated sequence MASSSKASFSLPVHDCTAPSLDFDLQEKFILHTLEGKIRVSPGETGKLCSLTQPDKKDCHRTTKAIQDEKYFTELSKESDSLEHQLNSKNIDTWMQELCESEIQNTNLRKKILEREKQIKELSSMLQCEKIKVQKGDYLSRSVKEVQAHLQHQIERKEAENYELKVKIQTLENKIAEWKHQIVEYKGQKLALKERSEQKKIVLEKAKRFQKQRAQHLEEAVKDVTSKIKEHEVKLHEILSASDVWKNQHDRIVEEKTMLEVQIEALEKQIRDLMEDMEKREEWRRNSEEEILGKLNSLNSENEKIYLENKKLKASLAMLEKSTMSVEYELLHMQEEAKLQENLVEHHKYEVQKNQIAVEELKSRCETVLNENKKITENKCLEADKDKHSATFMGNLCLEEEICYIQKKYEDLQRQLGQMEYQKEELAYQLTKEDESLQSSKLQLEEKIAEYNALTRQLESTLEEGKKMVAEEWEKISYQEQAFQTKLLLLEDEVRKRQEEKKHLLFLFRHNEKHYEVHLKELENSLQKSVIKNQMIQNYVQFLKDAYVIMFS